The following proteins come from a genomic window of Calditrichota bacterium:
- a CDS encoding flagellar basal body L-ring protein FlgH, with protein sequence MKPLLIIAMAFSSALAFAQESLTPIPAASTPDRSARSAPASLFADQRAFRIGDVVTILLMEYTSGSNEATTNSDLEHLIEATSASSGVLSAIPGLGLKSSLSSDSKAKGGTSRSGQLRGKMAARVVEMLPNGNLKLEGQRKVEVNGEEQITVLTGLVRPRDILSDNSVFSYLIADAAISYKGRGVVDQAQKPGLIIRFFNWLF encoded by the coding sequence ATGAAGCCCTTGCTAATCATCGCCATGGCATTTTCTTCGGCCCTCGCCTTCGCGCAGGAATCACTTACCCCAATACCCGCCGCCTCGACACCGGACCGGTCTGCCCGCTCGGCGCCGGCGTCGCTCTTCGCCGATCAGCGCGCCTTTCGGATCGGCGATGTCGTTACAATTCTCCTTATGGAATACACCTCCGGCTCGAACGAGGCGACCACCAATTCCGATCTTGAGCATTTGATCGAAGCGACTTCGGCCTCCTCCGGAGTCCTCAGTGCGATTCCCGGGCTCGGCCTGAAGAGCAGCCTCTCCAGCGATTCCAAAGCCAAGGGCGGCACTTCGCGCAGCGGACAGTTGCGCGGCAAGATGGCTGCCCGCGTGGTCGAAATGCTCCCCAACGGCAACCTGAAACTCGAAGGCCAGCGCAAGGTCGAAGTGAACGGCGAAGAGCAGATCACCGTCCTGACCGGGCTTGTCCGCCCGCGCGACATCCTCAGCGATAACAGCGTCTTCAGTTACTTAATCGCCGACGCCGCTATTTCCTATAAAGGCCGGGGGGTCGTCGATCAAGCCCAGAAGCCAGGTCTTATCATCAGATTTTTCAACTGGTTATTCTGA